Part of the Nicotiana sylvestris chromosome 2, ASM39365v2, whole genome shotgun sequence genome, CAGCCTGATATTAGTTTTGCAATCCGGCACCTTAGCCAGTTCCTGCAAACCCCTCATGTTCCTCATATGCAGGTTGCTTTACATCTCTTGCGCTATTTGAAAGGGACTTCTGAATTTGGGTTATTCTTCAGTCATTCTCCTGACCTTGCATTAAGAGCCTATTGTGACAGTGATTGGGCTTCTTGTGCTGATAGTAGAAGGTCTATCACTGGTTTTTGTGTCTTTCTAGGAGACTATTTGGTGAGTTGGAAATCTAAGAAACAACTTGTGGTCTCTCTTTCCTCTGCTGAAGCTAAATATAGGGCCATGAGTAAAGTTGCAGCTAAAGTTACTTGGCTCTCCAGATTATTGTTTGATTTTGGTCTTCCTTCTTCTTTTCCTGTTTCTTTATACTGTGATAACCAGACAGCTTTGCATATTGCTCGCAATCCAGTCTTTCATGAACGGACCAAACATATAGAGTTGAACTGTCATTTTGTCATAAGTAAAATTGGTGATGGGCTGATTAGCTTGGCCCATGTCTCCAGTGATGCTCAAGTAGTTGACATTCTTACAAAAGGCTTCCTGGGCCTGCTCATCATTTTTATCTTTGCAAGTTGGGGATTTTATCACCCTCCAACTTGAGGGAAGCGGTTAGAATATTAAAAGACAAAGGTTAATGATTATATTGGGCATATTATTGTAATCAGAATTAGCAGTGGCCCATTCTATGTTGTGTTAGTTGTAATTGGGCCACCGGGTCAAGGGTCAAGGCCCaccatttatgtttattacttTCATTCTTCTATGTACAGACAATTAATTCATTTTGGACAATAACGAGAAAATATCAAAAATGCAACATTCCATTCTCCAATCTTCATTTATTCTCTAGATTCTCAAACATCTAACAGTTTCACGCACGCTCAAGCATACATGCAATAGATATCTTCAGCGTGTTTTTATTATATAGTGCTGCTTACAAATTAAGAGAATAATATACAAACAACAGTGCGTCGAAGTAACTATCTATTGAAGTAATGTCAATTCTCAATATCAAAGTCTCAGGACCCAATACCCTACCACAaggaaaaaatagaagaagagagcGAATGTAGAGACAACCTCAGACTCTTGATATCCTAGGCATTTTTTTGCAATGGAGAGACAAACTCGGATTCTTGATATTCTATACATCTTTTTGCAATTACATTGTAAATAAAACATTTAATCCTTCAGGGGCACAAGCATATGCCAATACCATCGCTTTAGAACCTAGTTAATTAGGTCAAAACCTTGTAGGATAGAACCTTGATTGGCGAAGCCATTAATGTCCATTAGCGGGCAAGAGAAAGAGCCAAATTTGGCGTATAGGGAGCATAACTTTCTCCGAGGGTCACATCATGTACAAgtaacagtgttttcgctcaatcTGTGTTGCTTCACCCGATGGTGTAAACCTTCACTACCTTGGAAGTATCACAGACGACTAGGTTCTCTGAATTAGTAGGAGTTGTGCATAGCCAATTCACCTGATTAGTTAAAGAGCCAATCATGAGATAAATATACAAAACAATCGAAGCATAAAGTGGGAGAGATAGAAATCATAAAAAGCAATGAAGTGAAACTCACTTTTCTGCTCAAACTTAAGCTAGAGCAAAGGAAATCGGAGCCTGTGCTGGTTTCACCAGTGATGAAAAACTTGGACCAATCCcatacttttacttgtttgtcaTTGCCACCTGATATTATGAACTTCCCCTTGTCTCCAAATGTTGAAAAAGTCCTAATAAAATTTCGACAGAGTTAGTGCTGGCAGGCGCAGTAGATTTGAGCATGCTATGCTATAAAGAAAACTTACACACAGGATACAGCAGCAGTGTGTCCTCCCAAAGAGTGATCAAGGTGCAGGTCTCCATTTTGATTTCCATTTTCAGGATCAGCAGAAGAACTGCCAACTTTAGGGGCTGATTTAGAACCTTTCTTGGGTTTAGCTGAACTCTTGGACTTGACAGCATTGGGTTCTGACTCAACCTTTATTACAGAAACAACTCCATCACCCCTAGCCACAGCACAAATCTTCTCAAATTTATCCACCACATCAGCTTCAGGAACAGCCAGAGCATGAACGAAGGCAGGGTTCAAACATTGTCCCATATTACCTTTGTTTCCCGTGTCAAGTGTGCCTACAGGAAACAAAGAAAACGTTAACAGCCGATTTAATCAATCTGGATATATCAAGATGGCCATTTCTAGTACATTAGCTTGGCTAAGAGTACTGGATCCAGGTATGAGTCTGTCTGAAACTACATTCAAAGGTTTTGTATGCATTATGAAGGATCCAAAAGGAAATGCCCACATCAGTCCTAGATGGGTGAACAGAGGTAAAATGATGAGCGGGGGtttgatttttctgttaaaatGGAGACAAGAGAACCAAAATACATGTCGCAGGCAAGAAGCAGTAATCATTTAGGTCTAACGTGAACTTGACTGCGCAGCAGGTTTTATTGAGCATTAAAGTAGTTGGACCGCACTAGAATAGTCATGAATCGCTTCTAGCCAATCTTGCTTAGGCGGATAACCTCGAATGTTGAAAAACCACTCTTACAAAAATTATGATAGACCTAAGTTAAGGGCTCTAGAATAATATTTAACACGGGAggaagataatttttttttaatcagTGAAAATGGGAGGAAGATAATCGACTATCTACTTCCAATTCCCCTTTCACACCACAAAACTGAACTAGCAGTGATGCTTTCCGAGCAATggaggatacatttagatataatccCAAATGTGGTCCATTTCTGTTCTCCATTGATACAAGACAGGTTATCTGATTTATTATTAACTCATTGAGTATTTCCGCTACCACATAACCAACACCATGGAAATGGAAAACAGAAACCAAAGTTACACAGTATATGCACTTGACTCATACTCCCGAAATTTATCTCTCTGAGAATCCATGTTTACAGTTTACTTATAACAttattacttttatcttattttgacCTACAAGGAAAATATTAGTACTCTCTCACACATATTAAACCATTACATTATCCCTTTTCAACTACTATATGAAATACTCAGATATGCAGTTCTGGTGTAGTAAGACATGCATTCAACTTGAGAGTATATATTACCATAGTAACTAGTACTAGAAACTGCAAATATACAAAAGAGTGCATAGTTACATAGTAGAAGGCTTAACCTACCAAAGTCCCAAATCGTCTGTGGTCGTCCCTTGGAGAAGTCCCATAGCACAAGTTTTGAATCAAGACCTCCAGTGATGActtaaaaatgacaaaaaatacAAGATATTGTCGTCATCAGCTTATAAGAAACAATACGGGAACCCTATTCAATATCCAAACATCATAGGAAATTGAACAGAAAGCAGCAGGCTGTCACAACTTGCACATTTTATCAAAACCCTATGTACTACAACTTGCACATTTTTCGAAACCTTACATTGTTCCATTCATGTTCATTTATGTACGCCATTCACTTCAGTGTGTATGTGGGTCATAGGTATTTCTAGAGGGGGATGGTCAaagtcggggggggggggggggggaatataGTACTTCTGAAAATTTTGGTTCCAAACGTACCTTCCCAAGGTCTCCAAGGAATGAATTGAGCACTGCTACATATCTGATAAGATAGTTAAGGTCACAAATGATGATAGGTTCAGAATAAGAAAATGGTTCCCTATGTGAAGTTGGGGAAGAAAATTGGAAAAAGAAACATCACAGCAAAAATACAAGTAGGACTACTTCACATGCCAACAACATGATACAAGAAAGGAATAACAAATAAGTAGAATGTAGAACAATAAAATTTAACTAAAAAAGAATGACATGAAAAGATCACCATGTTTCTGGGAGAAACTTGTCACAGTTATATGAAAAAGGATACACTTGTGTGGCCAGCTCTCAATGTTTTGTACATTCGATTTTGGCGGATGTCAATGATCTGCAACACAAGTAACACTCAGATGTCCAACATACATACAGAAACAGCGAAACAGTTTTATCTCTTAAAAGTTTCACAATTCATCTAGAACATTCCAGACATTGTAGTAAGACCAACAAATAAACCAATATAGCAGAAATGTTGCAAGACAAATAGACGAATATGTGTGCATGGCCATTTATGTATCTATGTATTTATGGACCTCACTTTGTAAATATGAGAGGGGAAAAGAGGGAGAGAAATCGATATGAACATACATAAATCCTTCAAGCAATAGGATACAAGACAACGGAGACTTAAAAACATGGAGAAGACAAATCTTCTCCATTTCTATCGTCTGAACATTGTAATGATAAAGGTAGGTCTGCTTTCCACAGATAGCGCACAATTAATCAACACTCATAGTCCAGATTGGTAGTAGCAACGAGGTAAGTTGTCAGAGAGGAATATGTTGGAGCAGATGAGGACTATGAGGTGCGAAGGATGAAGTATTAAGAGGGTCTTCCCAACATCCAACAATTTTTTGCTTATATTGAATTTGATTTTTAGGTGAAAGGGAGGCAGCATTTTGTTGTCAACGAGAAGATGCCATAAGGATAAATTAAGCAATTGGACAAGTATGGTATTATGTTTGGAGAAAATAATGATGAACCCTCACCCCTGGTCAAAAAGCCTCATCATTGATGTGCATAATCCTCAGtaatttgcaaaaaaaaatatttcagtAACACCATAATAGACCAGAATTACTTACTTTCCTAAAACTTAATAAAGAAAGAGGACTCCAAATCGTGATGCACAACTTATATCAGATCAAGACATaagaatttttttgtttttggagaTGGACAAGACATAAGAATATTATTAGATAAAAAAATTTGAATCAAGACCCCAAAGAccgaaaatacaaaattttacagCTAACAGAAGATACCATAATTCTCAATTTTCTTTATCAGGGCTAACAGCATACACCAGAATCTTGTTACACCATGAACTCAATGATATTAAACCATACTCGACCAACACTTTAACTACCTATCAGTGCACAGAATTGAATTAGCCCAAACCCACAAAGGAATAAAGCCAAAAGGCTAGATTTCACTTCCcaagattgaatttttttttttggcacccaagggtgtggcctagtggtcaatgaagcCGGCGAGAACCATGAGGTCTCGGGTTCAAATCCCAGCGGAGGcacactaggtgatttcttcccatctaTCCAAGCCTTGGTGGATAGAGTTACCTGGTACCTGTTGCTGGTGGGAGGTGGCAGGTATCTCGTGGAATTAGTCGAGTTGCGCCCAAGCTGGCCCGGACACCAtagttatcaaaaaaaaaaaagattgaatTTTTAGTTTATATTTTGGTAGCCAGACACAGAATCCGGGGACTTTGTGAAAGCGGGCATATTTTCCCATAAAAGCATAGATGACTTGCTAAACCTGAAAACCCTAATGACGCTTCCTCTTAGAACAAACAGCTATTTCCTGTTGGGAGGCCACACCTATGGCATAGGCTTCCACAACCTGTAACTTCTTTTAGACAAATTTATAGCTGCTGCATTTTAATATAACAAAAATTCCATGAAGAAACAAATATGATCTCGACCTGTTTGTTGCATCCACCACTCCTGAATCACTACCATGCACTGTAAACTAAGTGGATTCATGGCATTACATTATAGAATACAATACACACATTTAGCTGTCCTACCTTGACATCACCACTATCATCTGCTGCAGCAAGGAACGATGACTTTGAGTTGCAAGCAATCTACAGAACAGAAACATTAAGCACTCAGAACTATAATTGGTATTGTTTGAAAATATAGTACAACTAATTGAGGCACCTGAGATATGACCTTATTAGACAATGTGAAAAGGAAGATGGGTAAGTATCAaataaaagaatggacaaaaccTAATACTTATCCAAATGAACAAATACAGCATAGTTCGTAAATTTCTACTTCTAAGCCTGTGCAAGGTGGATCTGTTGGACATGAAATTTAGGCCATAGAACTAAAACAGAATTGGGTGCAAATTGGCAAAAAATCAACAAGGGACGTTTCTCAAACAAAGCCCTGTATTTTACAAAATCTCTGTTAATGTGGACATGTGGGTACAGTGTATTGTAGAGGGTACCCACCTATTAGTGTTGGGGTGGTTGAACCATAATCATTTTACAAAATAAGATAGAGAGATAACTGATGTAACACTTTCCCTTGGTTTCTGCACCTACTCCTGAAATTATGTCCAGAAGCACCATTATTCGGGTTTGAAAAGCAAAGTGATCGATAAAATTTACCATGTTGAACTGGCAGCCATTGACGCAGGAAGACTCCCAAATTGCTTTTAGCTAAACTCCATGAGCTAATGCTCATAAGAGACCAACATCAGGTTAAGAGATAAGAGTAGAAAATAACTGACACATATAGCTGAAGTGTTAGGAATCAAATTCCCAAAATACTGGCAAGTGCTTGAAAGAAGGGGAGCCTAGGCGTAACTAGTAAAGTTGCCGCCATGTGACCAAGAGGTCcggggttcgagccgtggaaacagtcgcttgcagaaatgcagggtaagactaaGTACAATAGACCCCTGTAATCCGGCCCTTTCCCGGACCccgtgcatagcgggagcttagtgcatcgggcTGCCTTTACTGCAAGTGCTTGAATAAGAGGCTAGAGGTTAATAAAGAAGGTGCTGAAGATAGCAAGACATTGTATTACCAATTGAACTCATGATAGGGCATATTCCTAATAACATGACTAGTGGATAATTACAAGAGGAGCACAAGGCCAGATTTTGGAAACAGGAGAATAATGTAAAATGTATAGTGCAAAAATCCATTCTCAAACGGTAGGTAACATCCAATGATATTGACAGTGAGACAAGCGAGAAAATATAaggttaaaagaaaagaaaatgaacagCAATCAGACCTGATTTATCTCGTCCTTGTTGTAATTGTAACTGTGCAACAGTTTCGATGCAGTAACCTACAAATAAAATTGAAGTggataaataacaaaatatttgtgTCCTAGCATCCAAAAGTGATAAAAGAGAATAAGTGGAGAGAAGCCAAATCTAACCAAGTTACAGCATAAAATTCAGAAGGAAAAGCGTTTTGATCAGACAGATACTAGTAAGGGTCTAAAGTAGCCATTTACGAGTGCCAGAATCACACAAGAACTGGTAAATTATAAAAGCCCGTTAAGGAAATAAGTCATGGGAAAGCAGTTGTGGAACAATGATAACATTACCATATTCACATCAAAGCAGTTGACTTCATTTCCCGAGGAGACATAAACAACATCTTCATTTCCTGCACCATGGATCACATGTTTGAGATTAAAATTGAAGGCTCTCAAGAATTTCAAGTTATGCTATTAATGCCAGCCGAAGGTTATCATCCCTCCAACTAATGTATTTCAGTGCGGAAACAGAGATGtcaaaatcaataattttttATTGCCAATAACTGTTTTAAAAATAGCACACTCCATTATTTTGTCAAAATGCAGCCGCATATTCTTTTAGCTGGAATGTTCAGTGTTAGTGTCAGAGTGGTAAGAGTCGGAATATTGGAAGTTCTTGAGTtaaacacattttatttaatCACACAATACCAATTAAATAAGAAGATTAGTGAAACAAAGTAAAATATCACAAACCTGGCTTGAAACATAATGATGAGACTGGGTTACCATTTCCAACATCCATTGTAAAGATTCTATCTTTGCACCTCAAATCGAACCAGCACACACACCCATCCTATTATTTATCAGCAAGAAAATGATCAAATAAGCAAATGAACAAAAAGCAATAGTCGAACTCAATGCACTTTCAATAGAATTTCAAGACTTTCAATCACAAAAGTCAAAATTGAGCAGCTAAAACAACCCCAAATGGGCTATACTtcatctgggtgtctcataatTAATGTGATTAAGCTAGTTGAAGA contains:
- the LOC104249661 gene encoding uncharacterized protein, producing the protein MEEPRKLKGHKASTTCCIASQNRPGVIATAAEDGCVCWFDLRCKDRIFTMDVGNGNPVSSLCFKPGNEDVVYVSSGNEVNCFDVNMVTASKLLHSYNYNKDEINQIACNSKSSFLAAADDSGDVKIIDIRQNRMYKTLRAGHTSICSSAQFIPWRPWEVITGGLDSKLVLWDFSKGRPQTIWDFGTLDTGNKGNMGQCLNPAFVHALAVPEADVVDKFEKICAVARGDGVVSVIKVESEPNAVKSKSSAKPKKGSKSAPKVGSSSADPENGNQNGDLHLDHSLGGHTAAVSCVTFSTFGDKGKFIISGGNDKQVKVWDWSKFFITGETSTGSDFLCSSLSLSRKVNWLCTTPTNSENLVVCDTSKVVKVYTIG